Proteins encoded by one window of Vigna radiata var. radiata cultivar VC1973A chromosome 5, Vradiata_ver6, whole genome shotgun sequence:
- the LOC106762504 gene encoding uncharacterized protein LOC106762504 has protein sequence MRSVTATLSTQQHCFHYHTQTTFLTTTLIPIQSLSFRTPNHNFRLLCFSSNPSPPPPPLVVVGSANADIYVEIDRLPREGETLAARSGQTLAGGKGANQATCSAKLNYPTYFVGQVGDDAYGSLVTDALRSGGVRLDGLTVVPSASTGQAVVMLQSNGQNSIIYIGGANLSWHRFLPRQHLDLVAQAGIVLLQREIPDFVNTQVAQAARNAGVPVVLDAGGMDGPLAPELLNFVDILSPNETELGRLTGMPTESFEEIARAALKCHQLGAKKVLAKLGHKGSALFVEGENPIQQPAILSKTVIDTTGAGDTFTSAFAVALVEGKSYRECLRFAAAAACLCVQVKGASPSMPDRISVMDLLNCQ, from the exons ATGCGCAGTGTAACAGCAACACTTTCAACACAACAACACTGTTTCCACTACCACACGCAAACCACCTTCCTCACTACTACCCTTATCCCAATCCAATCCCTCTCCTTCCGCACTCCCAATCACAACTTCAGACTCCTCTGTTTCTCTTCAAACCCCTCGCCACCACCGCCGCCGCTGGTGGTCGTCGGCTCCGCCAACGCAGACATCTACGTCGAGATCGACCGCCTACCGCGCGAAGGCGAGACTCTCGCGGCGAGGTCCGGCCAGACGCTCGCCGGCGGGAAGGGCGCCAACCAGGCCACGTGCTCCGCCAAGCTCAACTACCCGACTTACTTCGTCGGACAGGTCGGGGATGATGCCTACGGAAGCCTCGTCACTGACGCGCTCCGCAGCGGGGGAGTTCGCCTCGACGGTCTCACGGTAGTTCCGTCGGCGTCCACGGGTCAAGCCGTTGTGATGCTCCAATCCAACGGCCAGAACTCCATCATATACATTGGTGGTGCTAACTTGAGTTGGCACAGATTTCTGCCACGTCAGCATTTGGACCTCGTGGCCCAAGCTGGCATCGTTTTATTGCAGAGGGAGATTCCCGATTTTGTCAACACTCAAGTGGCGCAG GCTGCAAGGAATGCTGGTGTGCCGGTCGTGTTGGACGCTGGAGGAATGGATGGGCCACTTGCGCCGGAATTATTGAACTTTGTTGATATTTTGAGTCCTAATGAAACTGAACTTGGTCGCCTTACGGGAATGCCAACGGAAAGTTTTGAAGAGATTGCACGAGCTGCTTTGAAATGCCATCAATTA GGAGCTAAGAAAGTTCTTGCGAAACTTGGCCACAAAGGATCTGCTCTTTTTGTAGAAGGAGAAAACCCGATTCAGCAGCCTGCCATACTTTCTAAAACAGTCATTGATACAACTGGTGCCGGTGATACTTTTACTTCTGCTTTTGCTGTAGCTTTAGTAGAGGGCAAGTCCTACAGGGAATGCCTAAGGTTTGCCG CTGCTGCAGCTTGTCTTTGTGTTCAAGTGAAGGGAGCTTCTCCCAGCATGCCTGATAGGATATCTGTTATGGATCTTCTCAATTGTCAATGA